In a single window of the Agromyces sp. H17E-10 genome:
- a CDS encoding glycosyltransferase family 2 protein produces MDSSARTDARRHSDDTWIVIPLYNEETVIGRVVTELREHFAHIVCIDDGSTDGSIAAAEAAGARVVRHPVNLGQGAALQTGFEYAVRQPGARFLVTFDADGQHRIEDAMLMLDLAKQDDVAIVFGSRFLDDRTNPGVLKRIVLKTAVKVTNLTTGLKLTDAHNGLRVIRSDAAAQIHLEQDRMAHASEIVLKLGRTKLPWREFPVEVLYTDYSKSKGQSLLNSVNILVDLLVR; encoded by the coding sequence ATGGACAGTTCCGCCCGCACCGACGCCCGGCGGCACTCCGACGACACCTGGATCGTGATCCCCCTCTACAACGAGGAGACCGTCATCGGCCGTGTCGTCACCGAGCTCCGTGAGCACTTCGCGCACATCGTCTGCATCGACGACGGCAGCACCGACGGCTCGATAGCGGCCGCCGAGGCCGCGGGCGCCCGCGTCGTCCGTCATCCCGTGAACCTCGGCCAGGGCGCTGCCCTGCAGACCGGCTTCGAGTATGCCGTGAGGCAGCCCGGTGCGAGGTTCCTCGTCACCTTCGACGCCGACGGCCAGCACCGCATCGAGGACGCGATGCTGATGCTCGACCTCGCGAAGCAGGACGACGTCGCGATCGTGTTCGGGTCGCGGTTCCTCGACGACCGCACCAACCCCGGCGTGCTGAAGCGCATCGTGCTGAAGACCGCCGTGAAGGTGACCAACCTCACCACCGGGCTCAAGCTCACCGATGCCCACAACGGCCTCCGCGTCATCCGCAGCGACGCCGCGGCGCAGATCCACCTCGAGCAGGACCGCATGGCACATGCCTCGGAGATCGTGCTCAAGCTGGGTCGAACCAAGCTCCCGTGGCGGGAGTTCCCGGTCGAGGTCCTGTACACCGACTACTCGAAATCGAAGGGCCAGTCCCTCCTGAACTCGGTCAACATCCTCGTCGACCTGCTGGTGAGGTAG
- a CDS encoding DUF2304 domain-containing protein — MWIQILLVVGVILIGLFLARPTAGDSHLALRRLFMAAFVVVAIASILFPQWLSWIANTIGVGRGADLMLYALILAFLVFVATTYRRNVQVNRRITLLARQIALTQAETEDARGDSVAEGAAPDAEPTATAQPASTQPANDARHD; from the coding sequence ATGTGGATCCAGATCCTCCTCGTCGTCGGTGTCATCCTGATCGGCCTGTTCCTCGCCCGGCCCACGGCGGGCGACAGCCACCTCGCGCTCCGACGCCTCTTCATGGCGGCGTTCGTGGTCGTGGCGATCGCCTCGATCCTCTTCCCGCAATGGCTGAGCTGGATCGCGAACACCATCGGCGTCGGCCGTGGTGCCGACCTGATGCTCTACGCGCTCATCCTCGCCTTCCTGGTGTTCGTGGCGACGACGTACCGACGCAACGTCCAGGTCAATCGACGCATCACGCTGCTCGCACGACAGATCGCCCTCACCCAGGCCGAGACGGAGGACGCGCGCGGCGACTCGGTCGCCGAAGGCGCCGCACCGGACGCCGAACCGACGGCGACGGCGCAGCCGGCTTCGACGCAGCCGGCGAACGACGCCCGGCACGACTGA
- a CDS encoding DUF6541 family protein, with product MSWFEFVPPVGVAIAVMFGPGLALGLAAGARRLTLWAIAPAITVAFLSLVAIVFGRAGINWGPLPVAVALAVVAVPIAVVRQVMRRRFGRPDRPESVLSAWTVAGLGIAAVLISSQLIIGLQAPDRISQTFDAYFHLNGIRYIIETGSASSFDIQGLVLPAGQRPFYPAGWHAVASLVAVTGVGSIPVAVNAVSIVIAALVWPAGCLLLMRSLMPRSRTAALATGVLAAAFPAFPIMMLTFGVLYPYCLALAMLPAALGLGFAIGQARSLHGSGILFRSLLLVLALLGIAFAQPAGAFGWAAMTLPLVLWRAVPAIARLDGARRVIWWLVLAIGLVGFAAAWVWFGRIGENTPWIAYTNLLGALGEALFHGFKASFPSIIACVLALIGVFDLVRRREKLWFVGTWAVTIVLFVVAAGGPSWKLRALVDGIFYRDPPRLSALLVITAVPMAVFGTVALWRLVQARLERRQRIEPGSAAARTLAAASLVVLAIATQASPAMWTQLGLTMRAYTDAEDAPILSGSERRLIERMPEHVPADALVAGNPWTGTPFAYALTGIHMMNPHFNSYLYPEARLINEHLADALEDPAVCEAVRSTGVSYVLDFGGYFKDAGETGLEIDGTTPFRGLRDLAEAGVAEEVDREGDAVLYRITACD from the coding sequence ATGAGCTGGTTCGAATTCGTGCCGCCCGTCGGGGTGGCCATCGCGGTGATGTTCGGGCCGGGACTCGCGCTCGGGCTCGCGGCGGGTGCTCGACGACTGACCCTGTGGGCGATCGCACCGGCGATCACGGTCGCGTTCCTGTCGCTCGTCGCCATCGTGTTCGGCCGGGCGGGCATCAACTGGGGTCCGCTCCCCGTCGCCGTCGCACTCGCGGTCGTCGCGGTCCCGATCGCGGTCGTCCGGCAGGTCATGCGACGCCGCTTCGGACGGCCCGATCGGCCGGAGTCGGTGTTGAGCGCATGGACCGTCGCCGGTCTCGGCATCGCAGCCGTGCTCATCAGCTCTCAGCTCATCATCGGGCTCCAGGCGCCCGACCGAATCTCGCAGACGTTCGACGCCTACTTCCACCTCAACGGAATCCGCTACATCATCGAGACGGGCAGCGCGTCGTCGTTCGACATCCAGGGTCTCGTGCTGCCGGCGGGCCAGCGGCCGTTCTACCCCGCGGGCTGGCATGCGGTCGCCTCGCTCGTCGCCGTCACGGGTGTCGGAAGCATCCCCGTCGCGGTGAACGCGGTGAGCATCGTGATCGCGGCGCTCGTCTGGCCGGCCGGATGCCTCCTGCTCATGCGCTCGCTGATGCCGAGGAGCCGCACGGCGGCACTCGCGACCGGCGTACTCGCCGCGGCGTTCCCGGCCTTCCCCATCATGATGCTCACGTTCGGCGTGCTCTACCCGTACTGCCTCGCGCTCGCGATGCTGCCCGCCGCGCTGGGGCTCGGATTCGCGATCGGTCAGGCGAGGAGCCTGCACGGCAGCGGCATCCTCTTCCGGAGCCTGCTGCTCGTGCTCGCGCTGCTCGGCATCGCCTTCGCCCAGCCCGCCGGAGCGTTCGGGTGGGCGGCGATGACGCTGCCGCTCGTACTGTGGCGCGCGGTGCCCGCCATTGCGAGACTCGACGGCGCCCGTCGCGTCATCTGGTGGCTCGTGCTCGCCATCGGCCTGGTCGGGTTCGCAGCCGCATGGGTCTGGTTCGGACGCATCGGCGAGAACACCCCCTGGATCGCCTACACCAACCTGCTCGGTGCGCTGGGGGAGGCGCTGTTCCACGGATTCAAGGCGTCGTTCCCGTCGATCATCGCGTGCGTGCTCGCGCTGATCGGCGTCTTCGACCTCGTCCGACGTCGCGAGAAGCTCTGGTTCGTCGGCACCTGGGCGGTGACGATCGTGTTGTTCGTCGTCGCAGCCGGAGGCCCGTCCTGGAAGCTTCGCGCACTCGTCGACGGCATCTTCTATCGCGATCCGCCGCGGCTGAGCGCCCTGCTCGTGATCACCGCGGTGCCGATGGCCGTGTTCGGAACGGTCGCTCTCTGGCGTCTCGTGCAGGCCAGGCTCGAGCGTCGGCAACGCATCGAGCCGGGCTCGGCTGCTGCACGGACCCTGGCTGCGGCATCCCTCGTCGTACTGGCGATCGCCACCCAGGCGAGCCCCGCCATGTGGACGCAACTCGGCCTCACCATGCGCGCCTACACGGATGCGGAAGACGCCCCGATCCTCTCCGGCAGCGAGCGACGGCTCATCGAGCGGATGCCCGAGCACGTCCCTGCTGACGCCCTCGTCGCAGGCAACCCCTGGACCGGTACCCCGTTCGCGTACGCCCTCACGGGCATCCACATGATGAACCCGCACTTCAACTCGTACCTGTACCCCGAGGCCCGACTCATCAACGAGCACCTCGCCGATGCGCTCGAGGATCCCGCGGTGTGCGAGGCGGTGCGATCGACCGGGGTGTCGTACGTGCTCGACTTCGGCGGCTACTTCAAGGATGCGGGCGAGACGGGACTCGAGATCGACGGGACGACGCCGTTCCGCGGGCTGCGAGACCTCGCCGAGGCGGGGGTCGCCGAGGAAGTCGACCGCGAGGGCGACGCCGTGCTGTACCGGATCACGGCCTGCGACTGA
- the galE gene encoding UDP-glucose 4-epimerase GalE: MSVLITGGAGYIGAHIVRLLVDRGDRVVVVDDLSSGDASRLSGATLVRIDLAGDGARERLGSAIRDHGVTSVVHLAARKNAAESVTDPAGYYRDNVGGLAAVIGACADTGVRRLVFSSSAAVYGTPAVPRVDEAAPTQPINPYGESKLVGEWLVRDAATAHGIDAISLRYFNVAGAGWPDLGDPFPLNLITIAIDRVRRGLAPSVFGADFDTPDGTGVRDYVHVMDLAEAHLAALDALASRQQADSPAGAQVFNVGTGEGASVLEVLDRLRAASGIRFEVQVGPRRPGDPAAVVADPAMIAQQLGWRATRTLDDMVSSAWQAERPEPTASLA; the protein is encoded by the coding sequence GTGTCAGTCCTCATCACCGGCGGCGCCGGGTACATCGGCGCACACATCGTCCGGCTGCTGGTCGATCGGGGCGACCGCGTGGTCGTGGTCGACGATCTCTCGAGCGGCGACGCTTCGCGGCTCTCCGGAGCCACCCTCGTGCGAATCGATCTCGCCGGCGACGGCGCACGTGAACGGCTCGGCTCGGCGATCCGCGACCACGGGGTGACGAGCGTCGTGCATCTGGCCGCCCGCAAGAACGCGGCCGAATCCGTCACCGATCCGGCCGGCTACTACCGTGACAACGTCGGTGGCCTGGCCGCCGTCATCGGCGCCTGCGCCGACACCGGTGTGCGTCGTCTCGTGTTCTCGTCGTCGGCAGCCGTCTACGGCACCCCTGCTGTCCCGCGGGTCGACGAGGCCGCACCCACGCAGCCCATCAACCCGTACGGCGAGTCGAAACTCGTCGGCGAGTGGCTCGTGCGAGATGCCGCGACCGCTCACGGCATCGACGCGATCAGTCTCCGGTACTTCAACGTCGCCGGCGCCGGCTGGCCCGACCTGGGCGACCCGTTCCCGCTCAATCTCATCACGATCGCCATCGACCGGGTTCGCAGGGGCCTCGCGCCGAGCGTCTTCGGCGCCGACTTCGACACCCCTGACGGAACGGGCGTGCGCGACTACGTCCATGTCATGGACCTCGCTGAAGCGCATCTCGCTGCCCTCGATGCGCTGGCGTCGAGGCAGCAGGCGGACTCGCCGGCTGGAGCGCAGGTCTTCAACGTCGGCACGGGCGAGGGGGCGAGCGTCCTCGAGGTGCTCGACCGGCTGCGCGCTGCGTCGGGCATCCGATTCGAGGTGCAGGTGGGGCCGCGTCGGCCGGGTGACCCAGCTGCGGTCGTCGCCGATCCGGCGATGATCGCCCAGCAGCTCGGCTGGCGTGCGACGCGGACGCTCGACGACATGGTGTCGAGCGCGTGGCAGGCGGAGCGACCGGAACCCACGGCGTCGCTCGCATGA
- a CDS encoding LGFP repeat-containing protein — protein MISPIGQTGASAATGKDFNPGNIISDDVFYNSKTMTVDQVQAFLNAKVPICREGYTCLKSYVETTRSQPARSEGCSAYAGQTESAARIIYKVATACGINPRALIVLLEKEQGLVTDTWPTARQYRSATGYGCPDTADCDVNYYGFFNQLYNAAWQFKKYRARPADRAYQAGRYNTILWHPNSACGSSQVYIQNQATAGLYLYTPYRPNQAALDNLYGTGNDCSSYGNRNFWRMFTDWFGSTTIQVHPLLVAAWTKNGGATGTRLGPPLANAVSLSGGGLMQRFKYGELVYRSDLGAFRTAASISKYYYSKGGVTSGLGYPVSDVAGADAIEHTQSFEFGYVSWKPTSGIAVRGGYRVSGAFLTNWKALKSWSGVLGYPTSNVVSHGSGWTSQRFEKGRLLYSGSVMYWMPTKMWDYWTAHGGLTGSIGAPTTSPKGSATTSWTQRFVYAQLTQSSAGVVTQYGGASVSGTWRTNWFALGGPSGLLGYAVAGVVDEGSGWSSQRFEKGRLLYSGKAMYWLPGKIWDAWKAAGGVKAPIGTPTTSPAGSWSKGWTQQFRWGAMSVDAAGTVKSRGGAKVSGVYFTNWSALGGGGGVLGYAVAGVVDEGSGWSSQRFERGRLLYSGTVMYWLPNAIWDAWKSAGGLKAPVGPPVKSPTGSWSTGWTQQFSNGYLAVDAAGKVRSGAKVSGVYLTNWTALGGGSGVLGFAVAGVVDEGSGWSSQQFERGRLLYSGKVMYWLPGRIWDAWKAAGGLKAPVGVPAKSPTGSWSKGWTQQFTKGSMRVDSAGKVTTTLG, from the coding sequence GTGATCTCGCCGATCGGGCAGACCGGGGCGTCAGCGGCGACCGGCAAGGACTTCAACCCGGGCAACATCATCTCGGACGACGTCTTCTACAACTCGAAGACGATGACGGTCGACCAGGTCCAGGCGTTCCTCAACGCCAAGGTCCCCATCTGTCGCGAGGGATACACCTGCCTCAAGAGCTATGTCGAGACGACGAGGTCGCAGCCCGCCAGGTCGGAGGGCTGCAGCGCGTATGCCGGCCAGACCGAGTCGGCCGCACGGATCATCTACAAGGTCGCGACCGCCTGCGGGATCAACCCGAGGGCACTGATCGTCCTGCTCGAGAAGGAGCAGGGACTCGTGACCGACACCTGGCCCACCGCGCGCCAGTATCGCTCGGCCACGGGCTACGGCTGCCCGGACACCGCCGATTGCGACGTCAACTACTACGGCTTCTTCAACCAGCTCTACAACGCCGCGTGGCAGTTCAAGAAGTATCGTGCCCGGCCGGCCGACCGCGCATACCAGGCGGGCCGCTACAACACGATCCTCTGGCACCCGAACAGCGCGTGCGGGAGCTCTCAGGTGTACATCCAGAACCAGGCGACCGCGGGCCTCTACCTGTACACGCCGTACCGGCCGAACCAGGCTGCGCTCGACAACCTCTACGGCACGGGGAACGACTGCTCGTCGTACGGCAACCGGAACTTCTGGCGTATGTTCACCGACTGGTTCGGTTCGACGACGATCCAGGTGCACCCGCTGCTCGTCGCCGCTTGGACGAAGAACGGCGGCGCGACCGGGACGAGGCTGGGGCCGCCGCTCGCGAACGCCGTGTCCCTCTCGGGCGGCGGGCTCATGCAGCGATTCAAGTACGGCGAGCTCGTCTACCGCTCCGACCTGGGGGCGTTCCGGACCGCCGCTTCGATCTCGAAGTACTACTACTCGAAGGGCGGCGTGACGAGCGGCCTCGGGTACCCCGTCAGCGACGTCGCCGGTGCCGATGCCATCGAGCACACGCAGTCGTTCGAGTTCGGCTACGTGAGCTGGAAGCCGACGAGCGGGATCGCGGTCCGCGGCGGTTATCGGGTCTCCGGTGCGTTCCTCACGAACTGGAAGGCCCTCAAGTCCTGGTCGGGTGTGCTCGGCTACCCGACCTCGAACGTCGTCAGCCACGGCAGTGGATGGACCTCGCAGCGCTTCGAGAAGGGCCGCCTGCTCTACAGCGGCTCGGTCATGTACTGGATGCCGACGAAGATGTGGGACTACTGGACGGCGCACGGCGGGTTGACCGGCTCCATCGGCGCGCCGACGACATCGCCGAAGGGGTCGGCCACGACCTCGTGGACGCAGCGGTTCGTCTATGCCCAGCTCACGCAGTCGAGCGCGGGCGTCGTGACGCAGTACGGCGGTGCGTCGGTCTCAGGCACCTGGAGGACGAACTGGTTCGCCCTCGGCGGCCCGAGCGGTCTCCTGGGCTACGCGGTCGCCGGCGTCGTCGACGAGGGCTCCGGCTGGTCGTCGCAGCGGTTCGAGAAGGGCCGCCTGCTCTACAGCGGCAAGGCCATGTACTGGTTGCCGGGCAAGATCTGGGACGCCTGGAAGGCGGCAGGCGGCGTGAAGGCGCCGATCGGAACACCGACCACGTCGCCCGCAGGGTCGTGGTCGAAGGGGTGGACGCAGCAGTTCAGGTGGGGCGCGATGTCGGTCGACGCGGCTGGAACGGTGAAGAGCCGGGGCGGCGCGAAGGTATCGGGTGTCTACTTCACGAACTGGTCCGCCCTCGGCGGCGGTGGCGGCGTGCTCGGCTATGCGGTCGCCGGCGTGGTCGACGAGGGATCGGGCTGGTCGTCGCAACGCTTCGAGCGGGGGCGCCTGCTGTACAGCGGCACCGTCATGTACTGGCTGCCGAACGCCATCTGGGACGCCTGGAAGTCGGCCGGCGGCCTCAAGGCGCCGGTCGGGCCGCCGGTGAAGTCTCCGACCGGATCGTGGTCGACCGGATGGACCCAGCAGTTCTCGAACGGCTACCTCGCGGTCGACGCGGCCGGCAAGGTGCGGAGCGGCGCCAAGGTCTCAGGGGTCTACCTCACGAATTGGACGGCGCTCGGCGGCGGAAGCGGTGTGCTCGGCTTCGCGGTCGCAGGGGTGGTCGACGAGGGGTCGGGCTGGTCGTCGCAGCAGTTCGAGCGGGGACGGCTGCTGTACAGCGGCAAGGTCATGTACTGGCTGCCCGGCAGGATCTGGGATGCATGGAAGGCCGCAGGGGGGCTGAAGGCCCCGGTCGGAGTGCCCGCGAAGTCGCCGACCGGCTCGTGGTCGAAGGGGTGGACGCAGCAGTTCACGAAGGGGTCCATGCGGGTCGACTCGGCTGGAAAGGTGACCACGACACTGGGGTGA
- a CDS encoding acyltransferase yields MSEAGQAAPFDHGVPANPFNPHAWLVGDPVVGAGTWIGAFTVIDGSGGLEIGEGCDISSGVHIYTHSTVARCVSERRAGIERARSTIGSNVYVGANATILMGVAIGHHSVVAAGAVVTEGTIAPPYSLLVGVPARVIEGGASKYAASADTP; encoded by the coding sequence ATGTCCGAGGCCGGCCAGGCGGCACCGTTCGATCACGGCGTCCCCGCGAACCCGTTCAACCCCCATGCGTGGCTCGTCGGCGATCCCGTGGTGGGCGCCGGTACGTGGATCGGCGCCTTCACGGTCATCGACGGCAGCGGCGGGCTCGAGATCGGCGAAGGATGCGACATCTCGTCGGGCGTCCACATCTACACGCACTCGACGGTCGCGCGGTGCGTCAGCGAACGGCGTGCGGGCATCGAGCGGGCCCGTTCCACGATCGGCTCGAACGTCTACGTCGGCGCGAATGCGACCATCCTGATGGGAGTGGCGATCGGCCATCACTCGGTGGTCGCCGCGGGAGCAGTCGTGACCGAAGGCACGATCGCACCCCCGTACAGCCTGCTCGTCGGCGTCCCGGCGCGGGTGATCGAGGGTGGTGCGTCGAAGTACGCGGCGTCCGCCGACACTCCGTAG